In Populus alba chromosome 1, ASM523922v2, whole genome shotgun sequence, a single window of DNA contains:
- the LOC118027494 gene encoding protein SRG1-like yields MESKVVQLGSSLIVPCVQELAKVNTAAIPPRYIRPDQDQPTIIPSRAPVNEIPVVDMQRLLDQESMESELAKLHLACRDWGFFQLVNHGVSASLLEKVKTDVQDFFNLPMEEKKLFWQYPGEVEGFGQAFVVSEEQKLDWGDLFFMVTQPVHARKPHLFPKLPLPFRDTVEAFSLELKNLGITILGKMAKALKIEAEEVEELFGNGLQSMRMNYYPPCPQPDKVIGLTPHSDAVGLTILLQVNEVEGLQVKKDGEWVPVKPLPDAFIFNVGDILEIITNGTYRSIEHRATVNSEKERLSIATFLSPNYDGVIGPAPSLVTEQTPAMFKSTTAEEYFKGLFSRELHEKSYLDVMRI; encoded by the exons ATGGAATCAAAAGTTGTTCAGCTTGGAAGCTCTCTTATTGTGCCCTGCGTCCAGGAACTGGCCAAGGTAAACACGGCAGCCATCCCACCAAGATATATCCGTCCTGATCAAGACCAGCCCACCATCATTCCCAGCCGTGCTCCGGTTAATGAGATCCCGGTTGTTGATATGCAGAGGTTACTAGATCAAGAATCAATGGAGTCTGAACTGGCCAAGCTCCATCTTGCTTGCAGAGACTGGGGTTTCTTTCAG TTGGTAAACCATGGAGTGAGCGCTTCGTTGTTGGAGAAAGTAAAGACTGATGTCCAGGACTTCTTTAACCTGCCAATGGAAGAGAAGAAGCTCTTTTGGCAGTATCCAGGAGAAGTAGAGGGCTTCGGACAAGCATTTGTCGTGTCTGAGGAGCAAAAGCTTGACTGGGGTGACCTGTTCTTCATGGTCACCCAGCCAGTTCATGCAAGGAAACCCCACTTGTTTCCAAAGCTGCCTCTTCCTTTCAg AGACACTGTGGAGGCATTTTCATTGGAGTTGAAAAACCTAGGTATTACAATCCTCGGAAAGATGGCTAAAGCACTAAAGATAGAGGCAGAGGAAGTAGAAGAGCTCTTCGGAAACGGGCTTCAGTCGATGAGGATGAACTATTACCCTCCATGCCCTCAACCTGATAAGGTTATTGGCCTTACTCCTCATTCTGATGCTGTAGGTCTCACTATACTCCTACAAGTCAACGAAGTGGAAGGTCTCCAGGTAAAGAAGGATGGAGAATGGGTTCCTGTCAAGCCCCTCCCAGATGCCTTCATTTTCAACGTTGGAGATATTTTGGAG ATCATAACGAACGGGACATACCGTAGCATTGAGCATCGGGCAACAGTGAACTCTGAGAAAGAAAGGCTCTCAATTGCAACATTTTTGTCCCCAAACTATGACGGCGTGATTGGACCAGCACCCAGTTTAGTCACCGAACAGACTCCGGCAATGTTTAAGAGCACAACAGCTGAAGAGTATTTCAAGGGCCTCTTTTCTCGCGAGCTTCATGAAAAATCATACCTTGATGTTATGAGAATATGA
- the LOC118027495 gene encoding uncharacterized protein, whose translation MDTKFQALPPLKRHRLLQQHQQENKENVPIALQLPAKKRKESRNPILADAAPHVTTTAAYCLPTKKRVWALHPDLVSGKPLSPFDLNVEYNPSFNEEIKANEENKKTPPDIIIDKSIESEQEDLKKEEEVKVLDENNQEECKEEEEKEEEDEEEDDGILCAICRSTDGDPTDPIVFCDGCDLMVHTTCYGNPLIKGVPDGDWFCIHCLASKSYRSESKHSSLSCCFCPTKGGALKPTTTKGVDGSWAHVVCALLIPEVFFDDPDGREGIDCSKVPKRRWEGKCYVCRSRKGCVIECSEPKCPLAFHVTCGLNEDLCIEFKEGKKETIVAGFCKSHTDLWDKQQQSGKFKIVAREEHRK comes from the exons ATGGATACCAAATTCCAAGCCTTACCTCCTCTCAAAAGACACAGACTCTTACAACAGCATcagcaagaaaacaaagaaaatgtaCCCATCGCTTTGCAATTGCCGGCCAAGAAGCGAAAGGAGTCCCGGAATCCAATTCTTGCTGATGCTGCTCCCCACGTCACTACCACTGCTGCATATTGTTTGCCAACCAAGAAGAGGGTTTGGGCATTGCATCCTGATTTGGTATCCGGTAAGCCACTCTCGCCTTTCGATCTCAATGTTGAGTATAATCCTTCTTTCAATGAAGAAATCAAAGCAAACGAGGAAAACAAGAAAACCCCACctgatattattattgataagtCGATTGAAAGTGAACAAgaagatttaaaaaaagaggaggaagtCAAAGTTCTTGATGAAAACAACCAAGAGGAGTGTAAAGAGgaagaggagaaagaagaagaagacgaggaGGAGGATGATGGGATTTTGTGTGCTATTTGTCGAAGCACAGATGGGGATCCAACAGAtcctatagtgttttgtgatggGTGTGATTTAATGGTTCACACTACTTGCTACGGGAATCCTTTAATAAAGGGTGTTCCTGATGGTGATTGGTTTTGTATTCATTGTTTGGCTTCTAAATCTTACAGGTCAGAAAGTAAGCATTCCTCCTTATCTTGTTGCTTTTGTCCAACAAAAGGTGGCGCTTTGAAACCCACCACAACAAAGGGTGTTGATGGGTCGTGGGCTCATGTTGTGTGTGCACTTTTGATTCCTGAGGTGTTCTTCGACGACCCAGATGGTCGTGAAGGAATTGATTGTTCTAAGGTTCCTAAAAGGAGATGGGAAGGGAAATGTTATGTTTGTAGGAGTAGAAAAGGGTGTGTTATTGAGTGCTCTGAACCTAAGTGTCCTCTGGCATTTCATGTTACTTGTGGGTTGAACGAGGATCTTTGCATCGAGTTTAAAGAAGGGAAGAAGGAGACTATAGTTGCTGGGTTCTGCAAAAGCCACACTGACTTATGGGATAAG CAACAACAGTCAGGGAAGTTCAAGATTGTAGCCAGAGAAGAGCATAGAAAGTAA